The Numenius arquata chromosome 26, bNumArq3.hap1.1, whole genome shotgun sequence genome has a segment encoding these proteins:
- the GNLY gene encoding granulysin, producing MAAAFLLVLVVVGAAQATVSDPCRGGPVSWCQDMATAIQCGQEQYCRDLWDSLAMGDMAKGDVAEGDTLAPGRGKKCSLCTKILKQIKAMVGDDPDEATVEAALGKACQALGKQLGRVCKRLVKKYREEISEALQNGDQPQDTCAAIGFCKA from the exons ATGGCTGCCGCCTTCctcttggtgctggtggtggtgggag CAGCCCAGGCCACCGTCTCCGATCCCTGCCGGGGTGGCCCCGTGTCCTGGTGCCAGGACATGGCCACTGCCATCCAGTGCGGCCAGGAGCAGTACTGCCGTGACCTCTGGGACAGCCTGGCCATG GGGGACATGGCCAAAGGGGATGTGGCTGAAGGGGACACGTTGGCGCCGGGCAGAGGGAAGAAGTGCAGCCTGTGCACCAAAATCCTGAAGCAGATCAAGGCAATGGTGGGCGATGACCCTGACGAG GCGACGGTGGAGGCGGCGCTGGGCAAAGCCTGCCAGGCGCTGGGCAAGCAGCTGGGCCGGGTCTGCAAGCGGCTGGTGAAGAAGTACCGGGAGGAGATCAGCGAGGCGCTGCAGAACGGTGACCAGCCCCAGGACACCTGCGCCGCCATCGGCTTCTGCAAGGCCTGA